CATAACATACATAACATACGCCACAAGGCACGCGATGGAACCAGTCTTCTGGCTTGTTTCCCCAGGTCGGAAGCCGAAGCCAAGtgctcacggaaacacccgaaggcGAAGGTGGAGAGATCCGATAAGGAGTCGGCCACCAATGAAGGCGCAGACAGCAATGGAAGCACcttggtaggggggggggggatgaggtgGGAGCGGGGAAGGTAGAGCGAGAAAGAGAGGCGTGAGATAGGTAAAGCGATAGCTGAAGAGGTTCAACGTACGAACGCACCTTCACAAAGTGTTAAGGcgagcagttaaaaaaaatataagttgaaTTAGTGACAGAGACTGTCTAAGATCTTCGTTCAGTTGACATCATACCTCCATGGGCAGTAAAGCCTGGTCCCCACCCCGCTAGCACCAGCCCCCGCTGGTGGaatgcaccctcacacccctccccCGTGCAGTCACCATCGCTAGCCAGTCTTCGCCTGCGCGCGACCCAGGACGGACATGTGACCCTGTGAGACCCCaggagacgtgagaccgcgaggcGTGAGATGTGAGTAGTGatatatgtgagtgttttccggacgcgaactccgcaccgccggcgagcctagcgagctgcacaggggctgacgacccacacccaccgtggcctagctgtaagctagcctggcgcccatctAGACCGAACAGTacaccagccgacttccctactaggctcacccgctaacaCAGCCTCCGTTACCTGGACAATGGCatttggcgcccctgcgtgtggcaaaaatcaagaaaatttctGTGTTCTACAGCAACTTTTCAACATACAAGCTGAGCGGTATGCGGGAAATGGCCATTTCATGCGCGCGACAtgattagggtcagacaggctgGCGCGACCAGCGCAGCGAACAAAGAGCACCCCTCCCCACCCTCGCAACATTTCAGCGGAGCGAGCGACGCAGTTTGGTGACGTCACGACCCAACACCTGTCGGAGCTATTGCCCTTCTTTTTGTGCGGTTATCCaggcagctatcgccctccccTTTGTGCGATCGTCtgggcagctatcgccctcctttttgtgcgatcgtccgggcagctatcgccctcccttttgtgcgattgTCCGGGCAGCAGCCCACACTCCTTGCTTGAAGCTGCGTGCGCAGACAACTACAGCACGACAGAACCTCCCATCCCCTCCCCGCCAGAGCTATcactctcctctttgtgcggtcgtccggACGGGGGGCCACCACGCCTCCCCTCAGTGCAGAGTGCGCGCGCACGACCATGATACTAACTACGATCAAAACAAACACCAGACACCACTCCAATAGTTTTGATTCTTAAAGATTTcaatgttaaaagtaattttaactatttataaaaaatttatttaacattttcgACTGACTATCTCACCTCAGAtctgatagtaacaccaacacaatATTACCCCACACGAAGTGCGAAATGCTCCTTGCCAAAATTATGGATCTACTGAAGGGAACATTCCCATGACACAACACGTGCCTGTGTGTACCGGACATGGGAAAATGTCCCAACCAAATGTGAGACCGTGGCCAACGCATGGGACATACCAGGGAATCCCATCTGGAGAGGGGAGACAGAGGTGAAGCCACCACTTCTAACACTGGTAACCCCTCCGCCGGGACACCACCAGTCGACACGAAACCAACCCTATGTAAAAACTGGGCTCAGTGTGGGTCCGAACAGACGCCCGTGCAACAGTATTCACCACTGGTCGACCTGAGCCCACCATGGGTAGCAGCACCACATGTGGAGTTGAGTGCCGGAAAGACCACACTACCGGAGTTTAGCGGAATATAACATGAAGACACAAGGGCCTTAATGCGACAGTGCAACGTACGCTTGGCACGAGCGATGGTACCGGTTGACGAGTGGCCACAATGGACGAGCGAACAGCTACGAAGTGCCGCACAGCAGGGGTGAAGTCTTTGGGGCCAGTTCGACATGCCTTGGCACGAGTTAGTGGACCGGCTCATACTGCGGTTTATCACCGGCCAAGCGGTGGTACTCTGCACATCCCAATTCTACGGGGAACAGCAGTGGAACGGGGAATAAGTGGAGCTGTTCATCGCCCACAAAGTACAGTTGTTCCGGCGGATCGCCCCAAAAACGGATCTGACATCTGCGCTCCCCACCATCAATATACTGCTACGTGACGAGCACCAGCCTTTTCTCCATAGCAGCCAACACCTCTCAGTAGAAGACTACGTGCAGCAGGCAGTGGCCACGGAGAAGAACTTGCAGAAAGTCTGGCGGTGAGGTGCACCAGCCCCAGAGCAGGCAAACAGCAGCCACTTCACAACACAGTGCAGCCGGCCGACAAACCAAACAGTCAGGGCAACCGAGTGGCAAACCCCGCCCAGACGACAGCGGGCCATCGAGGGTGCGGCAGCACCACCAATGGCACTCAACCCACAGGGCTACTGTGAACACTCACAGCCACGTGAATATGACCGGCCACCACAGTGCTAACGAGGCTGTCCCAGCAGAACATACCACTGGCATCGTGAGTGCCCCCTCCCTCCTTTACAACGCCAGCACCAGACGACACCCTCATCGGGAAACGGGCCACCGGGGGCGCGGAACTGTGGAGCCTACCTCCACAAGACCACCATCCGCACCACCAGCCATGCTGGTACCACCTACCACAGACACAGCACCATTGACAtcatcggcaccacctgccacaacactCTCCCGGGCACCAACTGCCCCACCACTGGAGGCCCCACTGGCACCACTGGCTACCGGGAGCACAACTGGCCCCAGGCCAACCCTGGGCCAGCTGTTCCAACTGTAAGACCACCTGCTGTGCAAACAGGTGGAGGTGAATGGCCGGCCGGCCGCAGCACTGGTAGACACAGGTgccagccatgtataactcgtaaccagctagatccttttggACTCtaagccttgtagcctcatagtctcttagactcgtagcattccaGCCAAATaacattggagctgttgaaacaaaaaggcagttggagccaatgactgtaggagccaatgacttttggagtctaaagactgttggagtcatgactgttggagccaatgactattggagacaatgaattaTGGAAAtacaaactgatagattcatagactgatggagaaattatatcctaacttaacattgacgatcgcatcctaccgagttgaatgtacgtgagaatgtacctccttttcgttaaatgagctttcgttttgtagaatgtgcttcctttttattaatGCTGCAtacaaaatgagctgccttttcgtttatggtgcttcctttttgttgattgcgcgtgtAGCAAGGATCAAAACAAGCTAACTGCTactatttttgtagcagcaaaccacggtctgattaccatttttgtctttctgggtggatctttaggtttcacaatgttattagtaatgaacaaaaacaaggtgtgattccatctgtatataattacgtcaaatttattaaagaaaaatttataacagatgttaaaaaatatataaacatataatattaattacattcttaaacagctctcaggtatatccAAACAAAATTGGCCAGCCGTACATGTAATTatcaaagtttcatttactaaaaatacataaaacaaaaaaaaacatacaaatatatttaaactattccagtataggtatgtacttaaagtccagaaattatgtttgtatgataaactttgtttgacggcgtaatttaggaaagttaaaaaaaaaaggttgaacaaTATGGTAGCGCCGGAGGTcagggcttcgtttcccggagctcACGCAGGTACATGATGCCaaggcgcttgtgtcctgttgaggaagggagatgaaaatgccaattcggcgtccggctctcggaccctgtcatACAGGGGAGTTGACTTCtgtttaccgatgcgtcgccagccaggagcTGTATCGCCAAGTACGTCGTAGACAGGCTGTGAAGAATGTTTTGTCTGACTTGCGGTAAACAAATTTGGTAAGTAATGTTTATGTCATAGTAATGATTCTAGATTTTATACATAGAACATCAATACATTAAACGAAAGGGTATTTTGTTAGCTTTCAGAATATAGTATGTTTTTAACAGTCAGCCAATTGTGCTGTTGTAAGGAAATTAATGAAAGACACAAAGTGTAGGTGTCTTTATAAGGCCAAGGTGGCCTTATTAAGATACTGTGCTGGCCTTATTAGGTGTCGATGTTGTATTTTGTGATATGTTGCTATATTCACAGTGCAATGGTTTTATATTATGTAATCAACATTTGTTGTGGCTTTAATTCGTTTGATTAATTGTCTACTAAATAAATTACAGTACTTCTCATGTGAATTAATTTCTTGAAACATCTTGTTTTGTTTCAGATGAAAATGGACACTAAATGTAAACGAGCAAAGTGGACCGCTGACCAGCTTGTGGCAGCTTTAGCAGCATTCAGAAATGGCATGCCAGTTGCAGCAGTTGCGCGTGAGTACAATATACCACGACGGACATTGCGAAACCATATTTTGTCCGGAAGTAGCGAGAAAAAACTTGGAAGACGTGCGTTACTTACAGATCAAGAAGAAAGCCTATTATGCAATCGTATTTTCAGGTTAGGAGAGGTAGGGGTACCGTTAAATGCACAACTTTTAAGAAGGAGCGTATATTCGTTTTGCGAGTTGAATTCTATCAACCATCCATTCAATAAGAATTCCCAAATGGCTGGTAAAAAGTGGTTAAAGTTATTTCTTCAACGACACCCAGACATTTCAAAAAGGAAGGCCCAAGCAATGAATGCAGGTAGAGCAGCCAAACTTAACAAAGTCATTGTTGGTGATTACTTTGTTAAATTACGTGAAATATTAGAGGCACATAATCTTGTAGGTCATCCGGAAAAAATCTACAACATTGACGAAAAGGGCTGTCGTTTGACATTACACAAGCAGCAACAGGTATATGGCAGAAAGGGGAATAAGAGAGTTCATCTCGTTGCACCGGAGCATGCACAAAATGTTACAATTGTTGCTTGTGGTAATGCAATCGGCCAGGCTATCCCTCCTATGATTCTTTTTAAAGGAAAACGCTGCAAGCCAGAGTGGGAAGAAAACATGCCTGCAGGAACAGTTATTGAAATGACTGACAAAGGCTCTATGACATGCGAGGTATTTGCTAAGTGGGTAACCCATCTCTCAAAATTCAAGGCCCCTgggaaaatacttttaatatttgatgGAGCGAAGTCCCATTTAGATGCGAATATAGTGGATGTAGCCGAACAGAACGACATCATCTTGTTTTGCCTTCCATCCAACTGCACGCACGAGCTACAACCACTCGATAAATCTGTATTCGGCCCTTTCGAAGACTATTGGGATAAAGAGCTTCTTAATTTTTGGACCACGCAAGGCGACAGAACTTTAAACCGTGTAAGCTTTGGACTGATTTTTTCAAAGGTATGGGTAAAGTCAATGACCCCTGCCAATCTAATTGCTGGGTTTAGAGGAACTGGGATCTATCCTTACGATTGCAACATTCTTCCTGAAGCAGCTTTCGCCCCATCTGAACTGACATACACCGAACCCGATGCAACTGTGGCTAGCGAAGACAAAGTTGACAATGTAAGTGCAAGCATTGTTAGTTCTAGCAACGAGCCATCTGATCGCGGAGTATTGAACACTTTTCCAAACAATGATGGACGTTTAACATTCCACGATATACTGGCAACACCTAAATTGAAAAAATCTACAACACCAAGACGCCAAGCAATAAATTCACGAGCTCAACGTATTGTAAAATCATTGTTTCAGACCAAACGACAAACAGTTCCCGGAAAATGTCCAAAGAAGATAACTGAACCAAGAAAGGAAATAAAACGAGCAGCTTCTCGGACACCAAGATATAAGAATCGCACGGCTCCTCAGGCTGGATCTAGTGGGATAACAAAACATCATCATGTAAAAGAGGATTGGTCATGTCCTATCTGCAAAGAACATCAAATAATAGACATGAGATTGTGTTCAGAATGCAGAGTTTATTATCATGAACAGTGTGTTGGACTTGGCAAATGTGATGACAGGCCATTTGTTTGCCCTACTTGTGATGATTAGAGTAGATTTTAATGAAGTCCTTGACTGAAATTTCTAGGCTTTCATTAATAATgcctcataaaaatattattattgaaataacaCAGTTGACAGTTAGGAAACAAGTATGCCTACGTCCTTTGTTTAAACACACAAATGTTTCTACATTTTTCATGCAGTAAGGGTCAGGTCACTTTTTTTTACTCCTATTATGTGATACTTTGTCATGTGTAAAGTCATTCTTAATGGTATATTTGTGACAAGACTATTTATTTTGGGTATTGTTAGTGTAAAGGAACTTTTCTTGTAGCTATTGTGTATGACCGATGCAAATTCAAGTTTAATATTGTGccatgtatttgtttttattatttttggtaaattgaTAACATTATAACTTATGTGTAACATTTAGTTTTCCTTAATTTTCATTCTTAAACTGCTTTTCTAATAATGAATGTATTTTTTCATTGTATTATTATGTTTCATGCATGATGGCCTTATTAGGCAACACCTAGTGGCCTTATTGGGCACCGGACGTCTTAATAAGGCCATTTGCTATGCCCTTATATTTTTTTACcctggaaaaataataattatgataatcgtgttctgtattttttttaaatctccacTTATGTTCTTATTACATAGTAAAATTCCAAACTTGTATATACTATCATAAATTTTATAACCACAGCCAAACCTTAACGTGGCCTTATTTGGCTCCTGTACCTATTATCACAACTacctattaaatatcaattacagtttgcgggtagacaattttcaaatattgcagAATTCAAGGAACAACTATTAGTGTATGACAAACTTGAAAAGCTAGATAGAACGACGGCAAACAGGGAAACATACGAACGTAGGGAAACAAATGAAAATCGTAATAATATTAAACCG
This genomic stretch from Bacillus rossius redtenbacheri isolate Brsri chromosome 16, Brsri_v3, whole genome shotgun sequence harbors:
- the LOC134540030 gene encoding uncharacterized protein LOC134540030; protein product: MKMDTKCKRAKWTADQLVAALAAFRNGMPVAAVAREYNIPRRTLRNHILSGSSEKKLGRRALLTDQEESLLCNRIFRLGEVGVPLNAQLLRRSVYSFCELNSINHPFNKNSQMAGKKWLKLFLQRHPDISKRKAQAMNAGRAAKLNKVIVGDYFVKLREILEAHNLVGHPEKIYNIDEKGCRLTLHKQQQVYGRKGNKRVHLVAPEHAQNVTIVACGNAIGQAIPPMILFKGKRCKPEWEENMPAGTVIEMTDKGSMTCEVFAKWVTHLSKFKAPGKILLIFDGAKSHLDANIVDVAEQNDIILFCLPSNCTHELQPLDKSVFGPFEDYWDKELLNFWTTQGDRTLNRVSFGLIFSKVWVKSMTPANLIAGFRGTGIYPYDCNILPEAAFAPSELTYTEPDATVASEDKVDNVSASIVSSSNEPSDRGVLNTFPNNDGRLTFHDILATPKLKKSTTPRRQAINSRAQRIVKSLFQTKRQTVPGKCPKKITEPRKEIKRAASRTPRYKNRTAPQAGSSGITKHHHVKEDWSCPICKEHQIIDMRLCSECRVYYHEQCVGLGKCDDRPFVCPTCDD